In Corticium candelabrum chromosome 1, ooCorCand1.1, whole genome shotgun sequence, the genomic stretch GTGCTTCTCTGGTTCCTGCATTGACATTATGGTTGTTATAGTATGTAGCCGACAGCACAGTGAGAGAAGAGTACCATGATGATGTCGCTTTTCAGTCCCAGATCACCAGCTACTGCTTGAATGCAGGAAATTTCTGAATTAGATAAATTGGCGGGAAAGGGCATCTCAATAAGACCACTGTCGTCCTTGAAAAGCCTACACAGCAAAAACAACTTCTACCACAAACAAGAAGCTAGAAGTGACAAATTGCTGTGATTGCCTACTTTAGGAGCAAGGTAAGTAGAAAACCGTGTGATGTCACTGTAGTCACCTAGATAAcaacctgtgtgtgtgtgtgtgtgtgtgtgtgtgtgtgtgtgtgtgtgtgtgtgtgtgtgtgtgtgtgtgtgtgtgtgtgtgtgtgtctctctctctctctctgtcaatatatttttaaatcaTCTCACCACgacatctgtccgtctgtctgtcaatatatttttaaatcaTCTCACCAcgacgtctgtctgtctgtctgtctaggtatctgtgtgtctgtttgttcgtctgttaAACAAGTACATAACAAAGGATGTTACTCACTGAAGACCCTTCACTATAGCATCCCTTTGGTCTTTGGGTATATTAGCTGGCTCTCCTAAAAAACATGTGCTCTTCTATTCAATGCCAATGAATGAAAACAGTTTGCTTTGCCTTTTTTGCAAACAACTTCAGGTAACCCTTTTCTGACATCAGAAAACATGTTAGAACACATCTGTCGTTCCATAGCTTGAAACTTCTCTACATGCCTGCAATATacagcaacacacaaataTGAAAAGCCAAACAGTAGTATAAAACAAATGTATAATGTATTGGTGTTATATGCAGTGAGCTATGCCAGTTGTAATATCATGGGTTAAGGACCAGCCTCCTCACGTGGAGACACGGGCAACTAAGGAACAAAGATGGGCTGACATGCCAAAGAAAGCAAAAAAACTTGTTTTAGAACAAGACTGTAGTGAAAGGTTTGGTCATTATCTGAACTATTTCTCATATAGTagtatgtatttgttgtttgttgattttaaCTTTGTTTGGCGATTCATAGTTTGTAGTACTTTCTCCATTGAAAACACAAACTAAGTACTGTGGCACTATAGAGACTCAGGCATGACTGTATTGCAGTCCTCACTCAACTCGCTACCTCACACTGAACGCACGATCAAAACCATTTGAGTTTAGTAGTGCACAGCCTCCAACTTGTGTGTCAGACTTACAAATCATTGCAGTTTCATTTACCCAAGTTGTGGTGTCGTGGTCGCCACCAGTAGAAAAAGGAATTGCTGTAAAGTGTCTTGAAGTTAAAGTACAAAGTATAGATGACAGATGTTGTGCACAAAAATTATCACAATGCCGGCACTGACATGCAGTGTTGACTGTCTTAATCCCAATTCTCAACACATCTTCACAGTTTGCTCACATATACCCCAGGTATAAACAAGTCATTTGAAGTGTTACACTGTTGAACTTTTACCGTTAGAAGACTGCAATACTCACATAAAACTTATTGCTCAATGGTATACCTATCATTTAGTTCAAATACAATGTATCACACAAATTGtgacaatgaatgaatgaatgaattgTGACAATGAAACTGTCGACATTCCAGCTGGACGGGTTTTCGGGTTTAGCTGAATCGTAGTGTGACATAGGGGCTCTTGGCCCTGGTTAGTTTCTTGTAGATATATATCTGCtgtgatggcaatatctctcaaatatatatgaacgaatgaatgaatgatatatttgattCACACCAACACAATGGTGTAGTTTCCCTCTCGGAGAATGTAAAAACACATACAGATGTACAGAACACTCAcatatacaacaacaaacaaacattgacaTCATAACCAAAAAAGAGATACATAAAGCATCATTTGCTGCCATTTCGACTGCAAGAAACACTTACTACTCCTTCAACTTAATATAACAATGATTGGTAGATCATTAAGTTTCTTTGAGCACATATTACTTGCACAGACGTGaaatattacaaatttacaataatttgTTACATTATCGTACGAGCCACAAATGCTGCATTTGATCATTATTACAGCTACAGTGCCTTTGTCATTTTCCAAATCAATGACTACATTCTTGTAGGTATGATTTGCACATAGAACAGTTTTGATTCAATATTAACTTCACATGATACATGAAACATGACTATTGAATGCTGTTAGCACAATTTCAATTATAAGCAACCAAACAGCTACACATAAGAAAACACAATGTTGCTTTCTACGTTAATAACCCTCAGTTATGTCTCACGAGCTGCTGGACCAGGTTCATAATCACATAATGAAGTATTGTACTGAAATTCCTTACCGATTAAGTTTCTGCAGTTCCCTTCGAATTTCCTCATTGTTTGGTTCCAGACGAGCAGCAACAATAAACTTGTCTCTGGACCTCCTAAACTCACTCAACATCATGTATGCCTAGAATTTCCATAATCAAAGCAACATATAGTCAatcaaaacatacatacatacatacaatgcaaTCATACAAAACATATACAGTCAAATCATACTTGCCCAAGACGAAAATGTGCTTTCACATTCTTTGCATCAAACTCAAGAACCTAATCAAAGAAACAATGAACTGACTGTTTTAAGATAAAGATGTCACACGTACTTTGTTAGCAAAACTGATAGCTCGTGTAGCAGTGCTCTTTCTTAAACAGCACAGTGCCATGTTAAGATAGAGTCTTGTAAGTGAGACTTTCCACAACTGCTCTTCTTCTTCATTCTGAATACGAGCATGCTCCAGTAGGTTGATGGCCTggtgtatagcaaacaaagtgAGCACATACAACTACAATTTGACATGTGCAGCTCTACAAGTACAGTCGcatgtcacttatccaacatTCACTTATCCCACACGCAGGTCAAGCTTGTCACGTGGGTGATCACGTGGCTGGTCAGCTGCATACGTGTATGTGCACATCCACGTGTATGTGCAcatccacgtgcatgtcagttgtttcttgaaacaagtttgagagtgagttcaagcatttcttctcgttgtattctacattcattctacatctacattcagtataccaAATGAGGAAAAAAGccgtataatatgaacaatagttgagttcgtaacagcttcagttatccaacattttcacttatccaacaggggtcagataagtgacacgcgactgtatatacatgtactgcatATTCAAAAATCGCACATCATCTGCTCTGATTaacaacaatgcaacagttttGGTTTCAGTTTCATGCAAGAAACTAGACAGCAAATTGAGCTCGTGTAAATGGCAAATGCCTGATACAACAAATGTTATCaaaaatgtaaattttatgtaGTAAATTGGCATTATACACTCGTAATTCACCAGTGCAGGGGTTTCCCCAGGATTGAAAAGTAGCATGGCACTTGGGGAAGTGGTCTATTTGAATGGGCATGGCCTCAAATATTGTGACCCTTGAAATTACTAGTAGTTCTGATGTAATCCTTTATAATCTACTGTCACTGTACACAAATTGACACATAATGTCTCCTCCTTGATCTTCAGAGTTTTTACTCCCAAAATACGCAGTAATAGTGTCTCTTGCCGCCATCTGG encodes the following:
- the LOC134184414 gene encoding inactive peptidyl-prolyl cis-trans isomerase FKBP6-like, translating into MVLLKSPFARLARGMQQVTADGGMLKKVIRTGTGRAIPDGATVRVHYNAYLEYNDEPYDSSRLRNKPEQLKLGEGGFLGFDIAISGMKCSEISQFLIKPDYAFGKVGCPPRIPPHASLFFEIELISFIDSKASDDFQGFSEEDRRQASVDQLLEVCRSEREIGNDYFHRKQYGRAMSKYGRAINLLEHARIQNEEEEQLWKVSLTRLYLNMALCCLRKSTATRAISFANKVLEFDAKNVKAHFRLGQAYMMLSEFRRSRDKFIVAARLEPNNEEIRRELQKLNRHVEKFQAMERQMCSNMFSDVRKGLPEVVCKKGEPANIPKDQRDAIVKGLQLFKDDSGLIEMPFPANLSNSEISCIQAVAGDLGLKSDIIMEPEKHVKVFKEVADED